The following are encoded together in the Lathyrus oleraceus cultivar Zhongwan6 chromosome 3, CAAS_Psat_ZW6_1.0, whole genome shotgun sequence genome:
- the LOC127129922 gene encoding uncharacterized protein LOC127129922: MPCSPSAEPSNPNREDPIVDSVNTPHARRPKETVSGFSSSIVLEERTKEGSRYVHNAIATIVTRILSGNREVPGVSIPLNTIEPDSVADQENTESLGKNISDDVEQTDAHKESNVDKPLDNVAGEEVHVTHDVSDNPNCEAETVDLEGFSDNELLSFVLPSIAKRVRTRREKKTVAQRSPRKKIDVPTSSKTTVAVESSLKRKVHVQPNLGAKWWKYVYQKRLALERELAQNVLDCKDIMDLIQEAGLMETVTQFSKCYEMLVKEFIVNLSEEYADGKSKEFRKVYVRGKCVNFSPSVINKYLGRPDEAQPELEFPNILTENDSVKKRDSPMSFNHKLFLGTHVSDIVMTSGETSRVSNQPGDVLVDGGEFGEVVAVVEEAERQGEEGEADASPDDGTDDDADSESDD; this comes from the exons ATGCCTTGTTCTCCTAGCGCTGAACCAAGCAACCCTAACAGAGAAGATCCTATTGTTGACTCTGTGAATACCCcacatgcaagaagacctaaagaaactgTATCAGGCTTCTCCTCATCTATTGTTCTTGAGGAACGAACCAAAGAAGGTTCCAGGTATGTTCACAATGCCATTGCCACTATAGTGACTAGAATACTGTCTGGAAATCGTGAGGTCCCTGGGGTTTCCATTCCCTTAAACACTATTGAACCTGATAGTGTTGCTGATCAAGAAAATACTGAGTCTTTAGGAAAGAATATCTCTGATGATGTTGAGCAAACTGATGCCCATAAGGAGTCAAATGTTGACAAACCCTTAGATAATGTGGCTGGTGAGGAAGTTCATGTCACTcatgatgtcagtgacaaccctaactGTGAGGCTGAAACAGTAGACCTGGAGGGATTTTCTGATAATGAGCTGTTGTCCTTTGTCctccctagcatagccaaaagggttaggactaggagagaaaagAAAACTGTGGCTCAAAGGTCCCCCAGAAAGAAGATTGATGTTCCAACCTCTTCCAAGACAACGGTGGCAGTCGAGAGTTCCCTCAAGAGGAAAGTTCATGTCCAaccaaatcttggagcaaagtg GTGGAAATATGTTTATCAGAAGAGGCTGGCTTTGGAAAGGGAATTAGCTCAGAATGTCCTAGACTGTAAGGATATTATGGATCTTATTCAAGAGGCTGGTTTAATGGAGACTGTGACTCAGTTTTCAAAGTGCTATGAGATGTTGGTAAAGGAATTTATTGTTAATTTGTCTGAAGAATATGCTGATGGCAAGTCTAAGGAATTCAGGAAAGTGTATGTGAGAGGCAAGTGTGTAAATTTCTCTCCTTCAGTGATCAACAAGTATTTGGGAAGGCCTGATGAagctcaacctgagcttgag TTTCCAAACATCTTAACTGAGAATGATTCTGTGAAGAAAAGAGACAGCCCTATGTCTTTCAATCATAAGCTGTTCCTAGGTACCCATGTCtctgacattgtcatgacatcaggtGAGACATCACGTGTAAGCAATCAGCCAG GTGATGTGCTAGTTGATGGTGGAGAATTTGGTGAAGTTGTTGCTGTTGTAGAAGAAGCTGAAAGACAAGGTGAAGAGGGAGAAGCAGATGCCAGTCCTGATGATGGCACAGATGATGATGCTGACTCTGAGTCAGATGACTAG